Proteins found in one Neurospora crassa OR74A linkage group II, whole genome shotgun sequence genomic segment:
- a CDS encoding phophatase 2C family protein, translated as MRRAAVKALRASYQCTCRGLRVSSRGSPLPLLQSSKAASSGSPTAHYNPRLGTATARYLSSTGARDSSGTHHHSNARPEPLRSSMYVRGAFVTLLSGLVAYGAWYNSGDSNSESPIASTTSATTTATGAVPTRSVLVIGADELHTGTFVGDGPISKTTSDNERVVEMLSPEQATRKLRQYEQSVYVNRGQGVVRYDVAQLPSNDPIEDDHAEKIVEVPNKAPSSDPSDWMFWGVFDGHSGWTTSAKLRQALISFVARELNETYKSSPDLIPSAAAVESAIKTGFTRLDDEIVHQSVQRVLKSNNRLVAAEHLAPALSGSCALLSFYDSKSKLLRVACTGDSRAVLGRRSESGKWTATALSTDQTGSNPDEAARLRKLHPGEEHVVRHGRVLGGLEPTRAFGDASYKWSRELSEKLREKFFGRSVSPLLKTPPYVTAEPVVTTTKIEPEKGDFVVMATDGFWEMLTNEEVVGLVGKWIESQAGSSSKSSGYFSFLQKGSKTALPVESSESEKNSGNKTPIRQRQWGATGTDPMERFVVQDKNVATHLVRNALGGKNQEQVSALLTLPSPFSRRYRDDLTVQVIFFGYDGPKTGEIVVNKEATAAALAAAAADGNKTGPVKPKL; from the exons ATGCGTCGTGCTGCCGTCAAAGCTCTACGGGCGAGCTACCAGTGCACCTGCCGGGGCCTACGAGTTAGCAGTAGGGGATCACCTCTCCCCCTGCTGCAGTCCTCAAAGGCAGCCAGTTCCGGTTCCCCCACAGCTCATTACAATCCCCGTCTCGGCACGGCTACCGCAAGATACCTGTCGTCTACCGGCGCGCGCGACTCTTCAGGTACGCATCATCATTCGAATGCTCGCCCCGAGCCCCTTCGTTCATCCATGTACGTCCGCGGCGCTTTCGTCACCCTGCTTTCAGGGCTTGTCGCCTACGGTGCCTGGTACAACTCCGGCGACAGCAATAGCGAGTCTCCGATAGCCTCGACGACTAGcgcaaccaccaccgctACGGGCGCTGTCCCGACCCGGTCTGTCCTGGTGATCGGAGCCGACGAGTTACACACGGGTACCTTTGTGGGAGACGGCCCTATTTCCAAGACCACAAGCGATAACGAAAGAGTAGTCGAGATGTTGTCCCCCGAGCAAGCGACCCGGAAGCTACGCCAGTACGAGCAGTCGGTCTACGTTAACCGTGGTCAGGGTGTGGTTCGCTACGATGTGGCCCAGCTGCCCTCTAACGATCCGATCGAGGATGACCATGCCGAAAAGATTGTCGAGGTGCCCAACAAGGCTCCGAGCAGTGATCCGAGCGATTGGATGTTTTGGGGTGTTTTCGATGGCCATTC AGGCTGGACCACATCGGCCAAACTACGCCAGGCACTCATCAGTTTCGTTGCTCGCGAACTCAACGAGACCTACAAGTCTTCTCCGGATCTTATCCCGTCTGCCGCCGCGGTTGAGTCTGCCATAAAAACCGGATTTACCCGATTGGATGACGAGATTGTGCATCAGAGCGTACAAAGGGTTCTGAAGTCCAACAACCGGCTCGTTGCTGCCGAACATCTGGCCCCAGCCTTGTCAGGCTCGTGTGCTCTGCTCTCCTTTTACGACAGCAAGTCCAAGCTTCTCCGGGTTGCTTGCACTGGCGATTCGCGCGCAGTGTTGGGTCGCCGATCCGAATCTGGAAAGTGGACGGCAACTGCCCTATCAACCGACCAAACGGGTAGCAACCCGGACGAGGCTGCTCGCTTGCGCAAACTACACCCGGGTGAAGAGCATGTGGTTCGTCACGGTCGCGTACTTGGCGGCCTTGAGCCGACACGCGCATTCGGCGATGCGAGCTACAAATGGAGCCGCGAACTTTCAGAGAAGCTTCGGGAAAAGTTCTTTGGTAGGTCTGTTTCTCCCCTTCTCAAGACACCCCCATATGTCACCGCCGAGCCAGTCGTTACAACGACCAAGATCGAGCCTGAAAAGGGCGATTTTGTGGTCATGGCCACAGACGGCTTTTGGGAGATGTTGACCAACGAGGAGGTCGTTGGACTGGTGGGCAAGTGGATCGAGAGCCAAGCGGGTAGCAGCTCCAAGTCGTCGGGAtatttctccttcttgcaaAAGGGTAGCAAGACAGCCCTGCCTGTCGAATCCAGCGAGTCAGAGAAGAATAGCGGCAATAAGACGCCCATTCGTCAGAGACAGTGGGGCGCTACCGGTACGGACCCGATGGAACGGTTCGTGGTTCAGGATAAGAATGTTGCTACACATCTTGTTCGCAACGCCCTCGGTGGCAAGAACCAGGAACAAGTGTCGGCCCTGTTGACGCTCCCTTCGCCCTTTTCGAGGAGATACCGTGATGATTTAACGGTCCAGGTTATCTTCTTTGGATACGACGGCCCGAAGACGGGCGAGATTGTTGTCAACAAGGAGGCGACAGCTGCGGCTCTGGCTGCCGCGGCGGCTGATGGTAACAAGACGGGGCCTGTGAAGCCTAAGCTGTAG